One genomic segment of Sphingorhabdus sp. M41 includes these proteins:
- a CDS encoding enoyl-CoA hydratase-related protein, whose product MTYETILTETKGPVTLITLNRPQALNALNSQVLDELIDAFAAFQADETQNCAVLTGSGDKAFAAGADIKEMYDKSAADFYLEDFFAKWTSHIVKATRKPWIAAVNGFSLGGGCELAMMADYIIASDKAKFGQPEIKLGVAPGMGGSQRLTRAIGKAKSMEMCLTGRMMDAAEAERSGLVARVVPHDELLEEAMKSAALVASMPPMAAQVNKEMVNAAFENNLEQGLVHERRLFQILTATEDKKEGMAAFIEKREGQWKGR is encoded by the coding sequence ATGACTTATGAAACCATCCTGACCGAAACAAAGGGGCCGGTCACCCTGATCACCCTCAACCGGCCGCAAGCCCTGAACGCGCTGAACAGCCAGGTTCTGGACGAACTGATCGATGCCTTCGCTGCCTTTCAGGCGGACGAGACTCAGAATTGCGCCGTCCTGACCGGTTCAGGCGACAAAGCCTTTGCCGCCGGCGCTGACATCAAGGAAATGTACGACAAGTCCGCGGCCGATTTCTATCTGGAAGACTTCTTCGCCAAATGGACCAGCCATATCGTCAAGGCGACCCGCAAGCCCTGGATCGCCGCGGTCAACGGTTTCTCGCTCGGCGGTGGCTGTGAACTGGCGATGATGGCGGATTATATCATTGCCAGCGACAAGGCGAAATTCGGCCAGCCTGAAATCAAACTGGGCGTCGCGCCCGGCATGGGTGGTTCGCAGCGGCTGACGCGCGCGATCGGCAAGGCCAAGTCGATGGAAATGTGCCTGACCGGCCGCATGATGGATGCCGCAGAAGCCGAACGGTCGGGGCTGGTGGCCCGCGTGGTGCCGCATGACGAATTGCTCGAGGAAGCCATGAAATCCGCCGCGCTGGTCGCCTCGATGCCGCCGATGGCCGCGCAGGTGAACAAGGAGATGGTCAATGCGGCGTTCGAGAATAATCTTGAACAAGGCCTAGTCCACGAGCGCCGCCTGTTCCAGATCCTGACCGCCACCGAGGACAAGAAAGAAGGCATGGCCGCGTTCATCGAGAAACGCGAAGGCCAATGGAAGGGACGGTAG
- a CDS encoding enoyl-CoA hydratase/isomerase family protein has protein sequence MTEDLIIRKTGRVGHISLNRPKVIHSLNLDMCLGMIDALLAWRDDDEVEAVIIDHSEGRGFCAGGDIAMLRESGLTDGKQGREFFYKEYQLNHLMFEYPKPVVAFMNGITMGGGVGISQPAKYRVATEYTRFAMPETGIGLFPDVGGGWYLSRLEGRLGQFLALTGARLDGAECKDVGIATHYLESDVLEEAKQRISEKPDRIEGILGQLSGNIPEARIAKNLDKIDKFFASDRFEEILAALEADDSEWAAKERDTLGTKSPQTCKVALRQLKEAAAMESFADEMRNEYRIGYHVLVMHDFLEGVRALIVDKDNDPKWNPATPEEVSAEWIDNIFAPLPAEEEWKPL, from the coding sequence ATGACAGAAGATCTTATCATCAGAAAAACCGGGCGGGTTGGCCATATCAGCCTGAACCGGCCGAAAGTGATCCATTCGCTCAACCTCGACATGTGTCTCGGGATGATCGACGCGTTGCTCGCGTGGCGCGACGACGACGAAGTCGAAGCGGTGATCATCGACCATAGCGAAGGCAGGGGTTTTTGCGCCGGTGGCGATATCGCCATGCTGCGCGAATCCGGCTTGACCGACGGCAAGCAAGGCCGCGAATTTTTCTACAAGGAATATCAGCTCAACCATCTGATGTTTGAATATCCCAAGCCCGTGGTCGCGTTCATGAACGGGATCACCATGGGCGGCGGTGTCGGCATTTCGCAACCGGCCAAATATCGGGTGGCGACGGAATATACCCGCTTCGCCATGCCGGAGACCGGGATTGGCCTGTTCCCAGATGTCGGCGGCGGCTGGTATCTGTCGCGGCTTGAGGGACGGCTGGGCCAGTTCCTGGCGCTAACGGGCGCAAGGCTCGACGGTGCCGAGTGCAAGGATGTCGGCATTGCCACCCATTATCTGGAATCGGACGTTCTGGAAGAAGCCAAGCAGCGAATATCTGAAAAGCCGGACCGGATCGAAGGCATATTGGGCCAACTGTCGGGCAATATCCCCGAAGCGCGGATCGCCAAGAACCTCGACAAGATCGACAAGTTCTTTGCCTCCGATCGGTTCGAGGAAATCTTGGCGGCGCTGGAGGCCGACGACAGCGAATGGGCGGCCAAGGAGCGCGATACGCTCGGCACCAAAAGCCCGCAGACCTGCAAGGTCGCCCTGCGCCAGCTCAAGGAAGCCGCGGCGATGGAAAGCTTCGCCGACGAGATGCGTAACGAATATCGGATCGGTTATCATGTGCTGGTGATGCATGATTTCCTCGAAGGCGTGCGGGCGTTGATTGTCGACAAGGACAATGATCCGAAATGGAACCCGGCGACTCCCGAAGAAGTCAGCGCCGAATGGATCGACAATATTTTCGCGCCGTTACCGGCAGAGGAAGAATGGAAACCTTTATGA
- a CDS encoding acyl-CoA dehydrogenase family protein: MTQFSLTEDQLAIQEMAQKFTADAITPHAAEWDEKHIFPRDVIKQSAELGFGSIYISEESGGIGLGRLESAIIMEAMAYGCPATSSFISIHNMASWMIDCFGSQVVKDKFLPDLISMEKISSYCLTEPGSGSDAAALKTSARRDGDYYVVNGGKQFISGAGVNNVYVTMVRTGDDGAKGVTCLVIEKDMDGVSFGAPERKLGWNASPTAQVHFDNVRVPAENRVGDEGEGFRIAMAGLDGGRLNIGACSLGGGQRCLDEALAYTKERKQFGKAISDFQNTQFMLADMATDLEASRALLYLAAAKVTEGAPDKTKFAAMAKRLATDNGSKIANDALQLFGGYGYLQDYPIERFWRDLRVHSILEGTNQVMRMIVSRELLRQ, encoded by the coding sequence ATGACCCAATTTTCCCTGACCGAAGACCAGCTTGCCATTCAGGAAATGGCGCAGAAATTCACCGCCGACGCGATTACCCCGCATGCGGCCGAGTGGGATGAAAAGCATATTTTCCCGCGCGACGTCATCAAGCAGAGCGCCGAACTCGGTTTCGGCAGCATCTATATCAGCGAGGAATCGGGTGGCATCGGGCTGGGCCGGCTGGAAAGTGCGATCATCATGGAAGCCATGGCTTACGGCTGCCCCGCGACCAGCAGCTTCATTTCGATCCACAATATGGCCAGCTGGATGATCGACTGTTTCGGATCGCAGGTCGTTAAAGACAAATTCCTGCCCGATCTGATTTCGATGGAGAAGATTTCCAGCTATTGCCTGACCGAACCAGGCAGCGGTTCGGACGCAGCGGCGCTGAAGACCAGCGCCAGACGGGACGGGGACTATTATGTCGTCAATGGCGGCAAGCAGTTCATTTCCGGTGCGGGTGTCAACAATGTCTATGTGACCATGGTGCGCACCGGTGATGACGGCGCCAAAGGCGTTACCTGTCTGGTCATCGAAAAGGATATGGACGGAGTGAGTTTCGGTGCACCCGAACGCAAGCTCGGCTGGAACGCCTCGCCGACGGCGCAGGTGCATTTCGACAATGTCCGCGTGCCTGCCGAAAACCGGGTTGGCGATGAGGGCGAGGGCTTTCGCATCGCCATGGCCGGTCTGGACGGGGGGCGTCTGAACATCGGTGCATGCTCGCTTGGCGGGGGACAGCGCTGCCTCGATGAAGCCTTGGCCTATACCAAGGAGCGCAAGCAATTCGGCAAGGCGATCAGCGATTTCCAGAACACCCAGTTCATGCTGGCCGACATGGCGACCGATCTCGAAGCATCGCGGGCGCTGCTCTATCTTGCGGCGGCGAAGGTAACCGAAGGCGCGCCGGACAAGACCAAATTCGCGGCCATGGCCAAAAGGCTGGCAACTGATAATGGCAGCAAGATTGCCAATGATGCGCTGCAACTCTTTGGCGGCTATGGCTATTTGCAGGACTATCCGATCGAACGCTTCTGGCGCGATTTGCGGGTGCACAGCATTTTGGAAGGTACCAATCAGGTCATGCGGATGATCGTTTCGCGCGAACTGCTGCGGCAATAG
- a CDS encoding dipeptidase — MKTIDILRSFAFAVAVAGTSSASAQAPEQIAQTVLAKNPVIDGHNDAPEQIAERFESDFSEFDFRNTIPTTGTGSKPMHTDIARLRQGRVGGQFWSVWVDPELPEFEAVQRVIEQIDIVHQLVARYPDDLQLALNVADVESAQKNGRIASMIGMEGGHSIGNSLAVLRQMYALGARYMTLTHWKTLDWADSATDAPKSDGLSDFGVSVVQEMNRLGMIVDISHVSEATMNDTLDVTKAPIMFSHSSADGVTSHPRNVPDSVLRRLPTNGGLVMVTFVPSYVSAKNRDWDAAQKAEEARAAALYPGDAAARSTHLADWRDVHPMPAVTAKDIADHIDHIRAVAGIDHIGLGGDYDGISFTPDDLSDVSTYPLLFAELAKRGYSAADLAKIARGNILRVLRGNESTAAAMAKN, encoded by the coding sequence ATGAAAACAATCGATATCCTTCGCAGCTTCGCCTTCGCTGTCGCGGTAGCCGGCACATCATCGGCGTCTGCACAGGCGCCTGAGCAAATCGCGCAGACAGTGCTCGCCAAAAACCCCGTCATCGACGGGCATAATGATGCACCCGAGCAGATCGCCGAACGGTTCGAGAGCGATTTTTCCGAATTTGATTTTCGCAACACAATTCCGACCACCGGTACCGGCTCGAAACCGATGCACACCGATATTGCCAGGCTTCGGCAGGGCAGGGTCGGTGGCCAGTTCTGGTCGGTGTGGGTCGACCCGGAACTGCCGGAATTTGAAGCGGTGCAGCGGGTGATCGAACAAATTGATATCGTCCACCAACTGGTTGCTCGATATCCAGACGATCTGCAGCTTGCACTGAATGTTGCGGATGTCGAGTCGGCGCAGAAAAATGGCCGGATCGCTTCCATGATCGGCATGGAAGGTGGTCATTCGATCGGCAATTCTCTCGCTGTGCTCCGACAGATGTACGCGCTTGGCGCCCGTTATATGACGCTGACACACTGGAAGACACTCGACTGGGCGGATAGCGCCACCGATGCGCCGAAAAGCGACGGCCTGTCCGATTTTGGTGTTTCCGTGGTGCAGGAAATGAACCGGCTCGGGATGATCGTGGACATCAGCCATGTCTCCGAAGCGACAATGAATGACACCCTCGACGTGACCAAGGCACCGATAATGTTCAGCCACAGCTCTGCGGACGGTGTGACCAGCCACCCACGCAATGTCCCCGATTCAGTTCTGCGGCGATTGCCGACCAATGGCGGGCTAGTGATGGTGACTTTCGTACCATCCTATGTAAGCGCAAAAAACCGGGACTGGGATGCGGCGCAAAAGGCCGAGGAAGCACGTGCTGCTGCCTTATATCCCGGTGATGCGGCAGCGCGCTCCACCCATCTCGCGGACTGGCGCGACGTCCATCCAATGCCAGCGGTCACGGCAAAGGATATCGCCGACCATATCGATCATATCCGGGCTGTCGCCGGAATTGATCATATCGGTCTTGGCGGCGACTATGACGGAATAAGCTTCACCCCCGACGACCTCTCGGACGTATCGACCTATCCGCTGCTGTTTGCCGAACTTGCAAAGCGCGGATATAGCGCAGCCGATCTTGCAAAAATCGCTCGCGGCAACATATTGCGAGTGTTGCGAGGAAACGAATCAACCGCCGCTGCCATGGCAAAAAACTAG
- a CDS encoding polysaccharide deacetylase family protein, translating into MLALSPRLFLPSVLLAIILFAFWRPDNGASETMALPAPVAMSDKRIAFSFDDAPRGAGAFLEPDVRPGLLVEALKTAGIEQAVFFVNPGRITDHDNDAADIAAYAKAGHVLGNHTADHSKLSAVSAATFLADIDAAEAWLKDKPDYRPWFRFPFLDEGRKNRVKRDAVRAGLRQRGLMNGYVTVDASDWYLEEMAISASEAGKIMDWNALRDLFVESYVQSADFSDDLARRTLGRAPVQMILLHETDLSAMFVDDLAAALKNQGWTIVTADEAYRDPIAHMEPDVDFADGTRTQMLAAERNIGNRWYRRNDQKVAKKLFAARVLRD; encoded by the coding sequence GTGCTAGCACTGTCGCCACGCCTGTTCCTGCCTTCGGTTTTGCTGGCAATCATCCTGTTTGCCTTTTGGCGTCCGGACAATGGTGCAAGCGAGACGATGGCCCTGCCAGCTCCGGTTGCAATGTCCGACAAGCGCATCGCCTTCAGTTTCGACGACGCGCCTCGCGGTGCCGGTGCATTTCTGGAGCCGGATGTAAGACCCGGATTGCTGGTTGAAGCGTTGAAAACTGCCGGCATTGAGCAAGCGGTCTTTTTTGTGAATCCTGGTCGGATTACCGATCACGACAATGATGCCGCCGATATTGCCGCCTATGCCAAGGCTGGCCATGTCCTGGGCAATCATACAGCCGATCACAGCAAGCTTTCCGCTGTCTCGGCAGCGACATTTCTCGCCGATATCGATGCAGCCGAGGCATGGTTGAAAGACAAGCCCGATTACCGCCCCTGGTTCCGCTTTCCGTTTCTGGACGAGGGCCGGAAAAACCGGGTGAAGCGCGATGCGGTCCGTGCCGGTCTCAGGCAACGCGGCCTGATGAATGGCTATGTGACCGTCGATGCATCGGACTGGTATCTGGAAGAAATGGCGATTTCGGCGTCCGAAGCGGGTAAGATCATGGACTGGAATGCACTACGCGACCTGTTTGTTGAATCTTACGTGCAATCGGCCGATTTCTCCGACGATCTGGCGCGGCGAACGCTGGGCAGGGCACCCGTGCAGATGATATTGCTGCATGAAACCGATCTCTCTGCGATGTTTGTCGATGATCTGGCGGCAGCGCTGAAAAATCAGGGCTGGACGATTGTTACAGCCGACGAAGCCTATCGCGATCCGATTGCCCATATGGAGCCGGATGTCGATTTTGCCGACGGCACCCGCACGCAGATGCTCGCCGCCGAGCGCAATATCGGCAATCGCTGGTATCGGCGGAATGATCAGAAAGTAGCAAAAAAGCTATTTGCCGCGAGGGTCCTGCGCGACTAG
- a CDS encoding CoA-acylating methylmalonate-semialdehyde dehydrogenase, producing the protein MRTITHVLASGGTAEAARQGDIFDPNNGGIQGKVDLGDAAVLDKAVDAALAAQPAWAATNPQRRARVMFKFKELVEANMDELAHMLSIEHGKVIADSKGDIQRGLEVIEFCCGIPHVLKGEYTQGAGPGIDVYSMRQPIGIGAGITPFNFPAMIPMWMFGPAIATGNAFILKPSERDPSVPVRLTELMLEAGLPEGILQCLHGDKEMVDAILDHPAIGGVSFVGSSDIAHYVYNRGVAAGKRVQAMGGAKNHGIVLPDADLDQVVNDLSGAAFGSAGERCMALPVVVPVGEETAERLREKMIPAMAALRVGISTDEEAHYGPVVNPAHKARVEGWIQKGVDEGAELVVDGRGFSLQGHEEGCFIGPSLFDHVTTDMESYKEEIFGPVLQIVRAKNFEEALALPSQHQYGNGVAIFTRNGHAAREFANRVNVGMVGINVPIPVPVAYHSFGGWKRSAFGDTNQHGMEGVKFWTKVKTITQRWPDGTADGGNKDAFVIPTMG; encoded by the coding sequence ATGCGCACGATTACCCACGTTCTGGCCTCTGGAGGAACCGCGGAAGCGGCTCGTCAGGGTGATATTTTTGACCCCAATAATGGCGGTATCCAGGGCAAGGTGGATCTCGGCGATGCGGCGGTACTCGACAAGGCGGTGGATGCGGCGCTGGCGGCGCAACCGGCCTGGGCAGCAACCAACCCGCAGCGGCGCGCGCGGGTGATGTTCAAGTTCAAGGAACTGGTCGAGGCCAATATGGACGAACTGGCCCATATGCTGTCGATCGAACATGGCAAGGTGATCGCGGATTCCAAGGGCGATATCCAGCGCGGTCTCGAAGTGATCGAATTCTGCTGCGGCATTCCGCATGTCCTGAAGGGTGAATATACCCAGGGCGCAGGACCCGGCATCGACGTCTATTCGATGCGCCAGCCGATCGGCATCGGCGCCGGCATCACCCCGTTCAACTTCCCGGCGATGATCCCGATGTGGATGTTCGGCCCGGCGATCGCGACCGGCAATGCCTTCATCCTGAAGCCATCCGAACGCGATCCTTCGGTGCCGGTTCGGCTTACCGAACTGATGCTCGAGGCCGGTTTGCCGGAAGGCATTTTGCAATGTCTGCATGGTGACAAGGAAATGGTCGATGCCATTCTCGATCATCCGGCCATTGGCGGCGTGAGCTTTGTCGGTTCGTCCGATATTGCCCATTATGTCTATAATCGCGGCGTTGCGGCCGGCAAGCGGGTTCAGGCGATGGGCGGCGCGAAAAACCATGGTATTGTTCTTCCCGATGCGGATCTCGATCAGGTCGTGAACGATCTCTCCGGCGCTGCTTTCGGTTCGGCCGGCGAACGCTGCATGGCATTGCCGGTGGTCGTTCCGGTGGGCGAAGAAACAGCAGAACGGCTTCGCGAGAAAATGATTCCCGCGATGGCCGCATTGCGTGTCGGCATCTCGACCGACGAGGAAGCCCATTACGGGCCGGTTGTAAACCCCGCGCACAAGGCGCGTGTCGAAGGCTGGATCCAGAAGGGTGTCGACGAAGGCGCGGAACTCGTTGTCGATGGCCGCGGCTTCTCGTTGCAGGGTCATGAGGAAGGTTGTTTCATCGGCCCCTCTCTGTTCGACCATGTTACCACCGACATGGAAAGCTACAAGGAAGAGATTTTCGGTCCCGTATTGCAGATCGTCCGCGCCAAGAATTTCGAGGAAGCGCTCGCGCTGCCGAGCCAGCATCAATATGGCAATGGCGTCGCGATCTTCACCCGTAATGGCCACGCGGCTCGCGAATTTGCCAACCGGGTCAATGTCGGCATGGTCGGCATCAACGTGCCGATCCCGGTACCGGTCGCCTATCACAGCTTCGGTGGCTGGAAGCGGAGCGCCTTCGGCGACACCAACCAGCACGGCATGGAAGGCGTGAAATTCTGGACCAAGGTCAAGACAATCACCCAGCGCTGGCCCGACGGCACCGCAGATGGCGGCAACAAGGATGCATTCGTTATTCCGACCATGGGCTAA
- a CDS encoding DMT family transporter, producing MTDDRAAGQNRPMAGILTRLAAMLSLAVMFTFVKLAGEQGVHVTESLFYRQLIAMPLICFLIMRSRAGWPSIISNKHKLHILRSVLGIFAMGLNFWAMTLLPLADATTISFTVPIFATLFAAMFLREQVGIRRWSAILIGFVGVLIVVQPGGSLIPAAGAAIALGGALVTAAVTMVIRILGRTETSVVTIFWFSVYTLPALTICAFIYGGGHDAQTWGYLLGIGLFGALGQLCITQSLRYAPVSTIVPMDYSSLIWASFFGIVIFGQYPGLSIWLGAPVIIGSGLFIAWREHVKSSKLTVAKAEPSA from the coding sequence ATGACCGATGACCGTGCCGCAGGACAGAACCGGCCGATGGCAGGAATCCTAACGCGTCTGGCGGCGATGCTTTCGCTCGCGGTCATGTTCACCTTCGTCAAGCTGGCGGGCGAGCAAGGCGTGCATGTCACCGAAAGCCTGTTCTACCGCCAGCTGATCGCCATGCCGCTGATCTGCTTTCTGATCATGCGGAGCCGGGCCGGCTGGCCGTCGATCATTTCGAACAAGCACAAGCTTCATATCCTGCGGTCGGTGCTGGGCATTTTCGCCATGGGTCTGAATTTCTGGGCAATGACCCTGCTGCCACTCGCCGATGCTACCACGATCAGCTTCACCGTCCCGATTTTCGCCACCCTGTTCGCCGCCATGTTCCTGCGGGAGCAAGTCGGTATCCGGCGCTGGTCGGCAATCCTGATCGGCTTTGTCGGCGTGCTCATCGTCGTCCAGCCGGGCGGGTCGCTGATCCCCGCTGCCGGCGCGGCCATTGCTCTCGGCGGTGCTCTGGTCACCGCAGCGGTCACCATGGTGATCCGCATATTGGGCCGCACCGAGACCAGCGTCGTCACCATCTTCTGGTTCTCGGTCTACACCCTGCCCGCTCTCACGATCTGCGCCTTCATCTACGGCGGCGGCCATGATGCGCAGACATGGGGCTATCTGCTCGGCATCGGCTTGTTCGGCGCTCTGGGACAGCTGTGCATCACCCAGTCGCTGCGCTATGCGCCGGTGTCGACGATCGTGCCGATGGACTATAGCTCGCTGATCTGGGCGAGCTTCTTCGGCATCGTCATCTTCGGCCAATATCCCGGCCTGTCGATCTGGCTTGGCGCGCCGGTGATCATCGGCTCGGGCCTGTTCATCGCCTGGCGCGAACATGTGAAGTCGAGCAAGCTGACGGTTGCCAAGGCGGAGCCGAGCGCATAG
- a CDS encoding amidohydrolase, protein MRKIRHIFAAALTLLLASGAQAEEAPAALPYPEVTIFEAAKIITMEPGYSEARYVATADGIILGLGQTLEDLEAWTRDRKVTVDRQFARQILMPGFIEPHIHPMQTIMMLPMPFISPEEWQLPGKTYPAARGKAQYEQRLREEMAKSEDALFITWGHHKLFHGDMDRAELDRIAPNRPVVIWQRSFHEIIANSKALTLLGIGDEAAFVAAFSKPNIDPGHAAYASGIIHETALFNGIEMLRPYLFSPAKVQQGLADMRQMMLENGVTTSADLAFGGFGGPEMESALFKSLYDQPTTPSRILAIPVAPLVTGDPNVWLKDMKARYDSPKFFFSNRVKLFADGAFFAQYMQMNPPGYSDGHEGKWLTEPEELLRQTERFWDAGWNLHTHVNGDKGLDVVLDITEKLALRNGQNIVMEHLGYSTEAQNRRIGDMGLYVSAQPNYIRILGDAYAKTGMGPDRAAQMSRLGSLERKNVPLGLHSDFNMAPIDPLYLAWVASNRITLDGNVKAPKERLSLDKALRAITVEAAQVIGLDAMVGSIATGKKADFTVLDRDPYVGGAAKLQEVGIKGVIFEGRWFPAE, encoded by the coding sequence ATGCGGAAGATCAGGCACATTTTTGCGGCGGCGCTGACGTTGCTGTTGGCAAGTGGCGCGCAGGCCGAAGAGGCGCCCGCTGCCCTCCCCTATCCCGAAGTCACCATCTTCGAAGCCGCCAAGATCATCACCATGGAGCCCGGCTATTCCGAGGCCCGCTACGTCGCCACCGCCGACGGGATCATCCTCGGTCTCGGCCAGACTCTGGAAGATCTGGAAGCATGGACGAGGGATCGCAAGGTCACCGTCGACCGGCAGTTTGCCAGGCAGATCCTGATGCCCGGCTTTATCGAGCCGCATATCCATCCGATGCAGACGATCATGATGCTGCCGATGCCGTTCATCAGCCCCGAAGAGTGGCAGCTCCCCGGCAAGACCTATCCGGCGGCGCGCGGCAAGGCGCAATATGAGCAGCGCCTGCGCGAGGAAATGGCCAAGAGCGAAGACGCCCTGTTCATCACCTGGGGCCATCACAAGCTGTTCCACGGCGACATGGACCGCGCCGAGCTCGACCGGATCGCGCCCAACCGGCCGGTGGTGATCTGGCAGCGAAGCTTCCACGAGATCATCGCCAACAGCAAGGCGCTGACGCTGCTCGGTATCGGCGACGAAGCGGCTTTCGTCGCCGCGTTCAGCAAGCCCAATATCGATCCCGGCCATGCCGCTTATGCCAGCGGCATCATCCACGAGACCGCCTTGTTCAACGGCATCGAGATGCTCCGGCCTTATCTCTTCTCACCGGCCAAGGTGCAGCAGGGTCTGGCCGACATGCGCCAGATGATGCTCGAAAATGGCGTCACCACCAGCGCCGATCTGGCATTCGGCGGCTTCGGCGGACCGGAGATGGAGTCGGCTCTGTTCAAGAGCCTTTACGACCAGCCGACCACGCCGTCGCGCATCCTCGCGATTCCCGTTGCGCCGCTGGTCACCGGCGATCCCAATGTCTGGCTCAAGGATATGAAAGCCAGATATGACAGCCCCAAATTCTTCTTCTCCAACCGGGTGAAGCTGTTCGCCGATGGCGCGTTCTTCGCCCAATATATGCAGATGAACCCGCCCGGTTACAGCGACGGTCACGAGGGCAAATGGCTGACCGAACCGGAGGAACTGCTCAGGCAGACCGAGCGTTTCTGGGACGCCGGCTGGAACCTGCACACCCATGTCAACGGCGACAAGGGCCTCGATGTGGTGCTCGACATCACCGAAAAGCTCGCCCTCCGCAACGGCCAGAATATCGTCATGGAGCATCTCGGCTATTCGACCGAGGCGCAGAACCGGCGGATCGGCGATATGGGCCTCTATGTTTCCGCGCAGCCGAACTATATCCGCATCCTCGGCGATGCCTATGCGAAGACCGGCATGGGTCCCGACCGCGCGGCGCAGATGAGCCGCCTCGGTTCGCTCGAGCGCAAGAATGTGCCGCTCGGCCTGCACAGCGACTTCAACATGGCGCCGATCGACCCGCTCTATCTCGCCTGGGTGGCGAGCAACCGGATCACCCTCGACGGCAATGTGAAAGCGCCGAAAGAGCGGCTCTCGCTTGACAAGGCCTTGCGCGCGATCACCGTTGAGGCGGCGCAGGTAATCGGCCTTGATGCGATGGTCGGCAGTATCGCCACCGGCAAGAAAGCCGATTTCACCGTGCTTGATCGGGATCCCTATGTCGGCGGCGCGGCAAAGCTGCAGGAGGTCGGGATCAAGGGCGTGATATTCGAGGGGCGCTGGTTCCCGGCGGAATAG
- a CDS encoding adenylate/guanylate cyclase domain-containing protein — protein sequence MAFINHFAEAEDELNYVHDERTSRLKATRAVLILGPLIFLGFFMLTPVFSSNEAFAIFNITTMAIVGFFALAIFVTTNRHYVEWPWLDILPFVAMTVAAAVLMTVLVGTTAENDLDITKISVVFFGLIYFIASVAFVANVRLFVIWAIGTLGIFIVYMDTHGIEIDEMYHTIVNISFFLLFAIFSNWEADRRARAMYVARQELNQERKKTEKLLYNVLPQAVATRLRAGEVVADSFSDISVVFIDIVGFSKLSKQLSPGHLVEQLNGFFLIADQCATRYGIEKVKTIGDCYLAVSGGTASTGPGAKDAVSFAKDVITEMQSRATESGIDIQLRVGIHSGPVVGGVVGTSRLAYDYWGDTMNIASRIEGAAEPNGIAVSAATYYQCTDAHEFEAPETISLKGVGDTVIYRTKPAVAA from the coding sequence ATGGCATTTATCAATCATTTTGCCGAGGCCGAAGACGAGTTGAATTATGTGCATGACGAGCGCACATCCCGGCTCAAGGCGACCCGGGCGGTACTCATTCTCGGACCGCTGATTTTCCTAGGCTTCTTCATGCTGACCCCGGTCTTTTCGTCGAACGAGGCCTTTGCGATATTCAATATCACGACGATGGCGATCGTCGGCTTTTTTGCGCTGGCGATATTTGTAACGACCAACCGCCATTATGTCGAATGGCCCTGGCTGGATATCCTGCCGTTCGTTGCCATGACCGTCGCCGCAGCTGTCCTGATGACGGTATTGGTTGGCACCACGGCTGAAAATGATCTGGATATCACCAAGATTTCCGTGGTCTTCTTTGGCCTGATCTATTTCATCGCCAGCGTCGCATTTGTCGCAAATGTGCGGCTGTTCGTGATCTGGGCGATCGGGACGCTGGGGATATTCATCGTCTATATGGATACCCACGGCATTGAGATCGACGAGATGTACCACACTATCGTCAACATCAGCTTCTTCCTGCTGTTCGCGATCTTCTCCAACTGGGAAGCCGATCGCCGGGCGCGAGCGATGTATGTGGCGCGTCAGGAGCTCAATCAGGAACGCAAGAAGACCGAGAAGCTGCTCTATAACGTCCTGCCGCAAGCGGTCGCCACGCGGCTGCGCGCCGGCGAAGTGGTGGCGGATTCCTTCTCCGATATCTCGGTGGTGTTCATCGATATTGTCGGTTTCTCGAAACTCTCCAAGCAACTCTCGCCGGGCCATCTGGTCGAGCAGCTGAACGGCTTTTTCCTGATCGCCGACCAATGCGCGACCCGCTATGGCATCGAGAAAGTGAAGACCATCGGCGATTGCTATCTCGCGGTATCGGGCGGCACGGCGTCGACCGGACCCGGCGCGAAAGATGCGGTCAGCTTTGCCAAGGACGTGATCACCGAAATGCAGAGCCGGGCCACGGAAAGCGGGATCGATATCCAGTTGCGGGTCGGCATCCATAGCGGTCCTGTGGTTGGCGGCGTGGTCGGCACCAGCCGGCTGGCCTATGATTATTGGGGCGACACGATGAATATCGCCAGCCGGATCGAAGGCGCGGCCGAGCCGAACGGGATCGCCGTGTCCGCCGCCACCTATTACCAATGTACCGACGCCCATGAATTTGAAGCACCCGAGACCATATCGTTGAAGGGCGTCGGCGATACCGTGATCTACAGGACCAAGCCCGCTGTTGCGGCGTGA